A region from the Flavobacterium enshiense genome encodes:
- a CDS encoding type B 50S ribosomal protein L31 codes for MKKGIHPENYRLVAFKDMSNEDVFITKSTVETKDTITVDGVEYPVYKMEISRTSHPFYTGKSKLIDTAGRIDKFKNKYAKFNK; via the coding sequence ATGAAAAAAGGAATTCACCCGGAAAATTACAGATTAGTAGCATTTAAAGATATGTCAAACGAGGATGTATTTATCACTAAATCTACAGTAGAAACTAAAGATACAATCACTGTTGATGGTGTTGAATACCCAGTATATAAAATGGAGATCTCTAGAACATCTCACCCTTTCTATACAGGTAAATCTAAACTTATCGATACTGCAGGGCGTATTGATAAATTCAAAAATAAATACGCTAAATTCAATAAATAA
- a CDS encoding DUF4199 domain-containing protein, whose translation MNEVIKKNGVNYGITIGIISILLTASLYAIDLKLFTNMWLGLIMILVYIIIGVILVSKTKKQLNGQITFKEAFTVYFLAAAIAAAMSAVFNILLFNVIDPAAKETLNNEVIEYTVNMMKKTGAPTDKIKEVVEKMQETDNYSFMNQLKGLVFSLIFSSVFGALLALIFRNKTSNLE comes from the coding sequence ATGAACGAAGTAATTAAAAAAAACGGGGTTAACTACGGAATAACCATTGGTATTATCTCAATTCTTTTAACGGCCTCACTCTACGCAATAGACCTAAAATTATTCACAAATATGTGGCTAGGGCTAATCATGATATTGGTTTATATCATCATTGGAGTAATTTTGGTTTCAAAGACAAAAAAACAATTAAACGGTCAGATTACATTCAAAGAAGCATTTACGGTTTATTTTTTGGCAGCAGCTATAGCAGCAGCGATGTCGGCTGTATTCAACATTTTATTATTTAATGTTATTGACCCTGCCGCAAAAGAAACTCTTAACAATGAAGTAATTGAGTACACTGTAAACATGATGAAAAAAACAGGCGCACCAACCGACAAAATAAAAGAGGTTGTTGAGAAAATGCAGGAAACAGATAATTATTCTTTTATGAACCAATTAAAAGGCCTGGTTTTTAGTTTGATTTTTTCATCCGTTTTCGGGGCACTTCTAGCCTTAATTTTCAGAAACAAAACTTCGAACTTAGAATAA
- a CDS encoding glycosyltransferase family 2 protein: protein MNISIIIPLLNEQESLPELHSWIVKVMKENNFSYEVIFIDDGSTDNSWKTIEQLSAENPNVKGIRFLRNYGKSQALHAGFAKAQGDVIITMDADLQDSPDEIPGLFGMITNDNYDLVSGWKKKRYDSVVAKNLPSKLFNWAARKTSGVKLNDFNCGLKAYKNIVVKNVEVSGEMHRYIPVLAKNAGFGKIGEKVVIHQARKYGSTKFGMERFINGFLDLITIWFISKFGKRPMHLFGALGVVMFLIGFLSAGYIGIMKLYKIYTHETAILVTNNPWFYIALTTMIIGTQLFLAGFLGEIILRTKNNEERYKISKELNL from the coding sequence ATGAACATATCCATTATAATTCCTTTACTTAACGAGCAGGAATCGTTGCCCGAATTGCATTCGTGGATTGTAAAAGTCATGAAAGAAAACAATTTCTCTTATGAAGTTATTTTCATTGATGATGGCAGCACTGACAATTCCTGGAAAACCATCGAACAGCTTTCTGCTGAAAATCCTAACGTTAAAGGAATTCGTTTTTTACGCAATTACGGAAAATCACAGGCGCTTCATGCGGGTTTTGCCAAAGCACAAGGTGATGTAATTATCACCATGGACGCCGATTTACAGGACAGTCCAGACGAAATTCCAGGACTTTTCGGCATGATTACCAACGACAATTATGATTTGGTTTCAGGTTGGAAAAAGAAACGCTATGACTCGGTAGTAGCCAAAAACCTGCCTTCAAAGTTATTCAACTGGGCGGCTCGAAAAACATCGGGAGTAAAACTGAACGATTTCAACTGTGGCCTTAAAGCCTACAAAAACATAGTAGTAAAAAATGTTGAAGTTTCCGGTGAAATGCACCGTTACATTCCTGTTTTGGCCAAAAACGCAGGATTTGGGAAGATCGGTGAAAAAGTAGTGATTCATCAGGCACGAAAATACGGCTCTACTAAATTCGGAATGGAACGATTTATCAATGGCTTTTTGGATTTAATCACGATTTGGTTCATCTCAAAATTCGGAAAACGTCCTATGCACCTCTTTGGCGCATTGGGAGTAGTAATGTTCCTGATCGGATTTTTATCTGCCGGCTACATCGGTATCATGAAATTATACAAAATATACACTCATGAGACTGCAATTTTAGTAACCAACAACCCATGGTTTTATATCGCTCTGACTACCATGATTATAGGCACACAACTCTTTCTTGCCGGTTTCTTGGGTGAAATTATCCTACGAACCAAAAACAATGAAGAACGCTATAAAATTTCAAAAGAGTTAAATCTGTAA